Proteins from one Malania oleifera isolate guangnan ecotype guangnan chromosome 4, ASM2987363v1, whole genome shotgun sequence genomic window:
- the LOC131153673 gene encoding ubiquitin domain-containing protein 7SL RNA2-like: MDVNFEPTKGKPFSIEVGFWDTVAEIKEKIQKNEGVPVAKQTLIFKEKVLEDSLEVISSDLTHNSLVKLIIEPAEPEKPAQPEKKKQKKVKESSSSSKKIQLHIRIKESNARISMAMEKKAKIGRLKERISRTEGVSFDRLVVLAEGVELQNHETLWDYGLSDGSELEVVVRGASAGSSTGSGGGAARGSKKLRVVVVTRCGTKRIPLDVYPWENVADIRPELEKQQEPLQFKLPEEGYFFIHNQTVMEEDQSFWWHLVKDGDIIDIFNGRVTVGVDPKMF, translated from the coding sequence ATGGACGTCAACTTTGAACCCACAAAAGGGAAGCCCTTCTCCATCGAAGTGGGCTTCTGGGATACCGTAGCAGAGATCAAAGAGAAGATACAGAAAAACGAAGGCGTCCCCGTTGCCAAACAAACGCTGATCTTCAAGGAGAAAGTACTCGAAGACAGTCTCGAGGTGATCTCCTCCGACCTCACCCACAACAGCCTCGTCAAGCTAATCATCGAACCCGCAGAACCAGAAAAACCTGCCCAACcagagaaaaaaaaacaaaagaaagttAAAGAATCATCCTCATCATCCAAGAAAATCCAACTCCACATTAGGATAAAGGAATCCAACGCGCGGATATCCATGGCCATGGAAAAGAAGGCGAAGATCGGACGGCTGAAAGAGAGGATCAGTCGGACCGAAGGCGTTTCTTTCGACCGGCTGGTGGTTCTTGCGGAGGGCGTAGAGTTACAGAACCACGAAACCCTATGGGACTACGGGCTGTCCGATGGTTCCGAGCTGGAGGTGGTGGTCCGGGGGGCCTCGGCGGGGTCTTCGACCGGCAGCGGTGGCGGCGCTGCTCGCGGGTCGAAGAAGCTGAGGGTGGTGGTGGTGACGCGGTGCGGGACGAAGAGGATTCCGCTGGATGTTTACCCGTGGGAGAACGTGGCTGATATAAGGCCGGAGCTGGAGAAGCAGCAGGAACCATTGCAGTTTAAGCTTCCGGAAGAAGGTTATTTCTTCATACACAACCAGACTGTGATGGAAGAAGATCAGTCATTCTGGTGGCACCTAGTTAAGGACGGCGATATCATTGATATCTTCAATGGAAGGGTGACTGTTGGTGTGGATCCTAAGATGTTTTGA